The Cervus canadensis isolate Bull #8, Minnesota chromosome X, ASM1932006v1, whole genome shotgun sequence genome contains a region encoding:
- the LOC122435581 gene encoding ferritin heavy polypeptide-like 17 codes for MSSAVASQARQRYHCKCNSHTALELRASFQCLARACSLHHHNMALQRFSCVFLLFSQEHSETTESLMLLQNWRGGSFSFLDMRKPETQDWESGLQDMPEALHLEKCVHQSLLDLHQLAIKSCDADLCHCLGTGYPDQQVKFIKELEDHVSSLSNKGSLEGGLAEYSLRSSPWATATRGTEPGLDFPPRPG; via the coding sequence ATGTCGTCCGCAGTTGCCTCGCAGGCGCGCCAGCGCTACCACTGTAAGTGCAACAGCCACACCGCCCTGGAGCTCCGTGCCTCCTTCCAGTGCCTGGCCAGGGCCTGCTCCCTGCACCACCACAACATGGCCTTGCAGCGCTTCTCCTGCGTCTTCCTGCTCTTCTCCCAGGAGCATAGTGAGACGACCGAGAGCCTGATGTTGCTGCAGAACTGGCGTGGGGGTAGCTTCTCCTTCCTGGACATGAGAAAGCCCGAGACCCAAGATTGGGAGAGTGGTCTTCAGGACATGCCGGAAGCACTGCACCTGGAGAAGTGCGTCCACCAGAGCCTCCTCGACCTGCACCAGCTGGCCATTAAGAGCTGCGACGCCGACCTGTGCCACTGCCTGGGGACCGGCTACCCGGACCAGCAGGTCAAGTTCATCAAGGAGCTGGAGGACCATGTCAGCAGCCTGAGCAACAAAGGGTCCCTGGAAGGCGGCCTGGCAGAGTACTCTTTGAGAAGCTCACCCTGGGCCACGGCGACAAGGGGGACTGAGCCTGGACTGGACTTTCCCCCGAGACCTGGGTGA
- the LOC122435582 gene encoding ferritin heavy chain-like: protein MVWLLPAMLPAAASQVRYHYRPECEDAVNGRAALELHASFQCLARPCSLHHHHDVALQRFSRFFLLRSQEHETIESLMFLQNQRGGRVSFLDIRMPESQEWEHSLQATQDALHLEKSVSRSLLDLHQLATDSGDADLRHVLEMCHVLEMRHLDQQLEFMKKLGDHLTNVCNMGAPEGGLAEYAFEKLTLGAGDKD from the coding sequence ATGGTCTGGCTGCTGCCCGCCATGTTACCCGCAGCGGCCTCGCAGGTGCGCTACCACTACCGCCCCGAGTGCGAGGACGCGGTCAACGGCCGCGCGGCCCTGGAGCTCCACGCCTCTTTCCAGTGCCTGGCCAGGCCCTGCTCCCTGCACCACCACCACGACGTAGCCTTGCAGCGCTTCTCCCGCTTCTTCCTGCTCCGCTCCCAGGAGCACGAGACGATCGAGAGCCTGATGTTCCTGCAGAACCAGCGTGGGGGCCGCGTCTCCTTCCTGGACATTAGGATGCCCGAGAGCCAAGAGTGGGAGCACAGCCTCCAGGCCACGCAGGACGCCCTGCACCTCGAGAAGAGCGTCAGCCGGAGCCTGCTTGACCTGCACCAGCTGGCCACCGACAGCGGCGACGCCGACCTGCGCCACGTCCTGGAGATGTGCCACGTCCTGGAGATGCGCCACCTGGACCAGCAGCTCGAGTTCATGAAGAAGCTGGGGGACCATCTCACCAACGTGTGCAACATGGGGGCGCCGGAAGGCGGCCTGGCAGAGTACGCCTTTGAAAAGCTCACCCTGGGTGCTGGTGACAAGGACTGA